A genomic region of Planococcus kocurii contains the following coding sequences:
- the csaB gene encoding polysaccharide pyruvyl transferase CsaB, with protein MKIVLSGFYGLGNTGDEAILKAIIDNLRAELTNPEITVFSLSPDQTAKEYGVKSVYRAWRRENKEKVKALRSADLMISGGGGLLQDTYPTKFLFGPLPYYLLIVMLAKLCGTKVMFFSQGIGPVTSTWGKILMKLFANRADFITVRDQYSKDYLKKLGVTRPETVVTADIVFAFKADEEDRAYQSLPLTGDEKIVAVTIRPWFSHPDYIEKTAHLLDQLIEQRGVTPVFVPMEGKYDVPASKDVMAKMKHADKTYLLGSDFTPNEFLNFIRHAELTVGLRLHALIFSALSNVPHLGFSYDKKVESFLKRSGMWDYSFRLGEIDETKLLTNALYLLDNKTQAQQIMEPNVAKLHAEAMRNIELLQENFVK; from the coding sequence GTGAAAATAGTACTATCTGGCTTTTATGGATTGGGCAATACTGGCGATGAAGCCATCCTAAAAGCGATTATTGATAATTTAAGAGCCGAATTAACCAACCCCGAAATTACTGTGTTTTCCTTATCCCCAGACCAGACGGCAAAAGAATATGGCGTCAAATCGGTATACCGCGCATGGAGACGTGAAAACAAAGAAAAAGTAAAAGCGTTACGGAGTGCAGATTTGATGATTTCTGGAGGCGGCGGCTTGTTGCAAGACACCTACCCGACGAAATTTTTGTTTGGTCCACTTCCTTATTACTTGTTGATTGTCATGCTAGCGAAACTTTGCGGCACAAAAGTCATGTTCTTTTCACAAGGGATTGGCCCTGTGACATCAACTTGGGGTAAAATCTTGATGAAGCTCTTTGCGAACCGCGCAGATTTTATTACGGTACGTGATCAGTATTCGAAAGATTATTTGAAAAAGCTTGGTGTGACGCGTCCCGAAACAGTTGTGACTGCTGATATCGTTTTTGCGTTTAAAGCAGACGAAGAAGATCGTGCGTATCAGTCTCTGCCGCTGACCGGCGACGAAAAAATTGTGGCCGTTACGATTCGTCCGTGGTTTAGTCATCCGGATTATATTGAGAAAACAGCTCACTTACTCGATCAATTGATCGAACAGCGCGGCGTGACACCGGTATTTGTTCCAATGGAAGGCAAATACGATGTGCCCGCTTCAAAAGACGTCATGGCAAAAATGAAACACGCAGACAAAACCTACTTGCTCGGTTCTGATTTTACGCCGAATGAGTTTTTGAATTTCATTCGCCATGCCGAACTAACTGTCGGTTTGCGCTTACACGCGTTAATCTTCTCGGCTTTATCAAATGTGCCTCATCTTGGATTCAGCTACGACAAAAAAGTAGAAAGTTTCTTGAAACGTTCAGGAATGTGGGACTATTCTTTCCGTTTAGGTGAGATAGATGAAACCAAACTATTAACCAATGCGTTATACCTATTGGATAACAAAACACAAGCACAGCAAATTATGGAACCGAATGTGGCCAAGCTTCACGCTGAAGCGATGCGCAATATCGAATTGTTACAAGAAAATTTTGTGAAATAA
- a CDS encoding WecB/TagA/CpsF family glycosyltransferase, whose amino-acid sequence MMKESYLGVNVSPLSYEGIIEDLRQRILNGDQSTIIAVNPEKVIAAERDPQVKQLINSSTYQIADGIGILLAAKIKGGNITSRVTGVDMMAKLLEFATAEKLPVYFYGAQEEVVTKAISSIQETNPGILVAGYTNGFEKDEDALVERINTSGAKLIFVALGSPKQELWIQRNMGRLQNVQVFQGVGGSFDVFSGTVKRAPLLFRKLGIEWLYRLISSPSRIKRQMNLPIFLMKVLRSR is encoded by the coding sequence ATGATGAAAGAAAGCTATTTAGGGGTGAATGTTTCACCTCTGTCATATGAAGGTATAATAGAAGATTTAAGACAGCGGATTCTAAATGGAGATCAGTCGACCATCATCGCTGTTAATCCGGAAAAAGTCATTGCCGCTGAGCGGGATCCGCAAGTGAAACAACTGATCAATTCGTCAACTTACCAGATTGCGGACGGCATTGGCATTTTGCTCGCCGCTAAAATAAAAGGCGGCAACATCACTTCACGTGTAACAGGTGTCGATATGATGGCGAAGTTACTAGAATTTGCGACTGCAGAAAAACTTCCCGTGTATTTTTACGGTGCACAAGAAGAAGTGGTCACAAAAGCAATTAGCAGCATTCAAGAAACCAATCCGGGAATCCTTGTCGCGGGATACACCAACGGTTTTGAAAAAGATGAAGATGCACTCGTTGAGCGGATTAACACGAGCGGTGCAAAACTCATTTTTGTTGCACTTGGTAGTCCAAAACAAGAATTGTGGATTCAACGAAACATGGGGCGACTCCAAAACGTCCAAGTATTCCAAGGAGTCGGCGGCAGTTTTGACGTCTTTTCCGGAACCGTTAAACGAGCGCCGTTACTTTTTCGCAAGCTCGGAATTGAATGGCTTTACCGATTAATTTCCAGTCCGTCTCGCATCAAACGACAAATGAATTTGCCCATTTTTTTAATGAAAGTATTACGATCACGCTAA
- a CDS encoding nucleotide sugar dehydrogenase, giving the protein MKKSICVVGLGYIGLPTAVMFANHGHQVHGVDINEKAVKMIGNKELHIEEDGLQERLDTAIDNGAFTVGTKPVEADVFIIAVPSPINPDKTAELEYVRQATASVVPFLKKGNLVILESTVPPKTVENVMIPELIQSGLNMGTELFVSHSPERVIPGKVFTELVSNDRIIGGINEQSARVTSELYNSFVEGRMHETDTTTAELVKVMENTYRDVNIAFANELAMIAQNIGVNIWEAIQLANYHPRVNIHTPGPGVGGHCIAVDPWFLVELDPQKSKMIHLARQTNDGMPAYTAQLTADILKAKGIVDPKIAIFGLAFKGNIDDMRESPSVDVVEQFTLRNFNVKAFDPHIKVNNIDQQTQHAEEALKDASALVIVTDHQVFKDLDPMTLTSMKNKIIVDTKNCISREKWQAAGFDVYVLGDSKN; this is encoded by the coding sequence ATGAAGAAGTCTATCTGTGTTGTCGGTCTTGGCTATATCGGTTTGCCGACAGCTGTTATGTTTGCCAATCACGGACATCAGGTCCACGGTGTTGATATAAATGAAAAAGCAGTAAAAATGATCGGAAATAAAGAACTTCATATAGAAGAAGATGGATTGCAAGAGCGTTTAGACACAGCAATCGACAACGGTGCTTTTACGGTTGGCACAAAACCTGTAGAGGCAGATGTATTCATTATTGCGGTGCCTTCACCGATCAATCCGGATAAAACAGCGGAACTTGAATACGTGCGTCAAGCAACGGCTTCTGTTGTGCCGTTTTTGAAAAAAGGCAATCTGGTTATTCTTGAATCGACTGTGCCACCTAAAACGGTGGAAAACGTCATGATCCCTGAACTCATTCAATCAGGTCTTAACATGGGAACGGAATTATTTGTTTCTCATTCACCTGAACGTGTGATTCCAGGCAAAGTATTTACTGAATTGGTCTCTAATGACCGGATTATTGGCGGCATTAACGAACAATCTGCTCGCGTGACGTCGGAGTTATACAATTCGTTCGTCGAAGGACGTATGCACGAAACGGATACGACCACGGCTGAACTTGTAAAAGTCATGGAAAACACATACCGAGATGTCAACATTGCATTCGCAAACGAACTAGCCATGATTGCGCAAAACATCGGTGTCAATATTTGGGAAGCGATCCAGTTGGCGAACTACCATCCGCGTGTCAATATTCATACGCCAGGACCAGGTGTGGGCGGACATTGTATCGCTGTCGACCCATGGTTCTTAGTTGAATTAGATCCGCAGAAGTCGAAAATGATCCATTTGGCTCGTCAAACAAATGACGGCATGCCGGCTTATACAGCTCAGCTAACAGCAGACATTTTAAAAGCTAAAGGCATTGTTGATCCGAAAATCGCTATTTTTGGCTTAGCGTTCAAAGGCAATATTGACGACATGCGCGAAAGCCCTTCAGTAGATGTTGTCGAGCAGTTCACGTTGCGCAACTTCAATGTGAAGGCATTCGATCCGCATATTAAAGTTAATAATATTGACCAGCAAACGCAACATGCAGAAGAAGCCTTAAAAGACGCGTCTGCACTCGTTATCGTAACGGATCATCAAGTATTTAAAGACTTAGATCCGATGACGTTGACTTCGATGAAAAACAAAATCATTGTCGATACAAAAAACTGCATAAGCCGTGAAAAATGGCAAGCTGCTGGTTTTGATGTGTATGTACTTGGTGATTCGAAGAACTAA
- the galU gene encoding UTP--glucose-1-phosphate uridylyltransferase GalU: protein MKKVRKAIIPAAGLGTRFLPATKAMPKEMLPIVDKPTIQYIVEEAIASGIEDIIIVTGKDKRAIEDHFDSAPFLEARLEESEKFELLNAVQLSSKVDIHYIRQKSPLGLGHAVWTARKFIGDEPFAVLLGDDIIQSEVPGLQQLMAQYNKTQSSVIGVMEVPEEETYRYGIMDPSTVEGRLYKANKFVEKPRAGTAPSNLAIIGRYVFTPEIFGFLDKMKVGANGEIQLTDAIEQLNAVQDVYGYAFEGKRYDVGEKRGFVETTLEFALARPELREDLLNFMKRKLEEYK, encoded by the coding sequence ATGAAAAAAGTAAGGAAAGCGATTATTCCCGCTGCTGGATTAGGTACGCGTTTTTTACCAGCAACAAAAGCGATGCCAAAAGAAATGCTGCCGATTGTAGACAAACCGACCATTCAATACATTGTGGAAGAAGCAATTGCTTCGGGTATTGAAGACATTATTATCGTGACGGGAAAAGACAAACGGGCAATTGAAGATCATTTTGATTCGGCTCCTTTTCTGGAAGCGCGTCTTGAGGAATCCGAAAAGTTTGAATTGCTGAATGCCGTTCAGTTATCCAGCAAAGTGGATATTCACTATATCCGTCAAAAATCACCTCTGGGTCTTGGTCATGCAGTTTGGACTGCACGGAAATTTATCGGCGATGAACCTTTTGCTGTGTTGCTCGGCGATGATATTATTCAATCAGAAGTTCCAGGACTTCAGCAGTTGATGGCGCAATACAACAAAACGCAGTCTTCGGTCATTGGTGTTATGGAAGTTCCAGAAGAAGAAACCTATCGTTACGGTATTATGGATCCGTCCACAGTAGAAGGGCGGCTATACAAAGCCAATAAATTCGTCGAAAAACCACGAGCGGGTACGGCTCCCTCCAATTTAGCCATTATTGGGCGTTACGTCTTCACTCCAGAAATTTTCGGGTTTTTAGATAAGATGAAAGTCGGCGCGAACGGAGAAATCCAACTAACCGATGCCATTGAACAATTAAACGCAGTGCAAGATGTTTACGGATACGCGTTCGAAGGAAAGCGTTATGACGTAGGAGAAAAACGTGGATTTGTTGAAACAACACTGGAATTTGCTTTGGCACGTCCAGAACTTCGTGAAGATTTACTGAATTTCATGAAACGGAAACTAGAAGAATACAAGTAA
- a CDS encoding glycosyltransferase family 4 protein: protein MKILLVSNMYPSEEFPSFGVFVKNTEAILTDEGFIVDKAVVTKSIKKSQKIAAYLGHYANVLRKGLTGNYDAIYVHYAAHNAFPLLLLKKLKPSVKIMTNVHGSDVVPEVASQEKFQPYVKKLLQQSTMIITPSHYYKELVHEKYAVTTPIEIFPSGGVNSAVFYPNPGARQRQLEQLALDSTMRYFGYVGRMDVGKGWDHLLKGFSAFLEQNPAEKSKTRLIMVGSGKDDDAFFQMRSDLGLDDIVVHFPLMKHQDLAAIYNIIELFIFPTTRKGESLGLVGLEAMACGTPILASRIGGILDYVQDGANSWLFTAGEWEDLVKQLELYNQLTMEEKQQIAKAAYETAQNYDQRKIQSKLSAIFHKLELTK from the coding sequence TTGAAAATTTTGCTCGTATCAAACATGTACCCTTCAGAAGAATTTCCGAGCTTCGGCGTTTTTGTAAAAAACACCGAAGCCATTTTAACGGATGAAGGATTTATTGTAGACAAAGCGGTTGTAACAAAGTCCATTAAAAAATCACAAAAAATAGCGGCTTATCTTGGCCATTATGCTAACGTTCTTCGGAAAGGGCTAACAGGTAACTACGATGCGATTTATGTGCATTATGCAGCTCACAATGCTTTTCCGCTTTTACTATTGAAAAAACTAAAGCCATCTGTCAAAATTATGACAAATGTTCATGGCAGTGACGTGGTTCCGGAAGTAGCCTCTCAAGAAAAATTCCAACCTTATGTTAAAAAGCTATTGCAGCAATCCACGATGATTATTACGCCATCACATTATTACAAAGAGCTTGTTCACGAGAAATATGCCGTTACGACACCGATTGAAATTTTTCCGTCAGGTGGCGTAAACTCAGCAGTCTTTTATCCGAATCCCGGTGCACGACAACGCCAGCTAGAACAATTAGCATTAGATTCGACGATGCGTTATTTTGGTTACGTTGGACGGATGGATGTCGGCAAAGGCTGGGACCATTTACTAAAAGGGTTTTCTGCTTTTCTTGAGCAGAATCCAGCTGAAAAAAGCAAAACACGGTTAATCATGGTTGGTTCAGGCAAAGACGACGATGCATTTTTTCAAATGAGATCAGATCTCGGCTTAGACGACATAGTGGTGCATTTTCCGTTGATGAAACACCAAGATTTAGCGGCCATTTATAACATCATTGAACTTTTCATATTCCCGACGACGAGAAAAGGGGAAAGTCTCGGATTGGTTGGTCTCGAAGCAATGGCTTGTGGCACACCGATTCTAGCAAGCCGAATTGGTGGCATACTGGACTATGTCCAAGATGGTGCCAACAGCTGGTTATTTACTGCTGGTGAGTGGGAAGATTTGGTTAAACAGTTGGAGCTGTATAACCAATTAACAATGGAAGAAAAGCAACAAATCGCTAAAGCTGCCTATGAAACAGCGCAAAATTATGATCAGCGAAAGATTCAATCGAAACTTTCTGCGATATTTCATAAATTAGAGCTAACTAAATGA
- a CDS encoding O-antigen ligase family protein yields MDSKKILLFFIAFIAVQPIIDILTTASIFMVDTSLTVGVLLRTAYMALAIVFLLWMARTSKNSRLFTGYLIGLALLIGINIVSNLQLKDPYYLFQELKFFNKAIYFHIVLFGLLVVYRQLKDKKYDIASQTTKYLWVAGLFIGVIFIVAQLTGTSLSNYSHTKTGFTGWFYAGNEIGAIMAIILPIMALYAIEKTDDWKKSWSWIPFILLAVGMLALGTKVGYGGIIIVLLSVVIGSLLMLAMKKRTATIKINLLIATFLTVVLIAVTPVTPVFGNMFAHITSLGINFGEPVDRPGDEVLVEGDEGFEEQQEEEEDTGITSAQVQNLVFSSRETYAQFMKEDFQDSPMMQQLFGLGFAGNYETPAPGKSPTMIEMDFHDWFYSFGWVTFIYMMIPFVWFTGKFLLHFLFNIKTHFTYFYILYGVAFLLGIGIAYTAGHVLTAPAVSIYVAAILAMLVVNEDLLESK; encoded by the coding sequence ATGGACTCTAAAAAAATTCTACTATTTTTTATCGCATTTATTGCCGTACAACCGATCATCGATATTTTAACGACGGCTTCTATTTTTATGGTAGATACAAGTCTAACTGTAGGAGTACTTCTTCGAACGGCATATATGGCGTTAGCGATCGTATTTCTTTTGTGGATGGCAAGGACCAGCAAAAACAGCCGTCTTTTTACTGGGTATTTAATCGGTTTAGCGTTGCTAATTGGTATTAACATCGTCAGTAATCTTCAACTTAAAGACCCTTATTATTTGTTCCAGGAACTTAAGTTTTTCAACAAAGCTATTTATTTCCACATCGTCTTATTTGGGTTGTTAGTTGTTTACCGTCAGCTGAAAGATAAAAAGTACGACATCGCTAGTCAAACGACCAAGTATTTATGGGTTGCTGGACTATTCATTGGTGTTATTTTTATCGTTGCCCAATTGACGGGTACGAGTTTGTCTAATTATTCGCATACGAAAACGGGATTTACAGGTTGGTTTTATGCCGGTAATGAAATAGGTGCCATCATGGCAATTATTTTGCCTATCATGGCTTTGTATGCAATTGAGAAAACCGATGACTGGAAAAAATCTTGGTCGTGGATCCCTTTTATCCTGTTAGCTGTTGGCATGCTAGCGTTAGGAACAAAAGTGGGCTATGGCGGCATTATTATTGTCTTATTATCAGTTGTGATCGGTAGTTTACTCATGCTCGCTATGAAAAAACGCACGGCGACCATTAAAATTAATTTGCTCATTGCGACGTTCTTAACCGTTGTCTTAATTGCGGTGACGCCGGTCACGCCGGTGTTCGGCAACATGTTCGCTCACATCACTTCTCTCGGCATCAATTTCGGAGAACCAGTTGACCGTCCTGGAGATGAAGTGTTAGTAGAAGGTGACGAAGGATTTGAAGAACAACAAGAAGAGGAAGAAGATACCGGAATAACAAGTGCACAAGTACAGAATTTAGTGTTTAGTTCGCGTGAAACCTATGCACAATTTATGAAGGAAGATTTTCAAGATTCGCCGATGATGCAGCAATTATTCGGTTTAGGCTTTGCAGGGAATTATGAAACGCCAGCCCCTGGCAAGTCGCCAACGATGATCGAAATGGACTTTCATGACTGGTTTTATTCGTTCGGTTGGGTGACCTTCATTTATATGATGATTCCGTTCGTTTGGTTTACCGGTAAATTCCTGCTTCACTTTTTGTTCAATATCAAAACCCATTTTACCTATTTTTATATTTTGTACGGCGTTGCCTTTCTTCTTGGCATCGGCATTGCGTACACTGCGGGACATGTATTAACGGCACCTGCTGTTTCAATTTATGTCGCAGCAATTTTGGCCATGTTAGTCGTAAATGAAGATTTGCTCGAATCAAAATAA